The following coding sequences lie in one Zingiber officinale cultivar Zhangliang chromosome 2B, Zo_v1.1, whole genome shotgun sequence genomic window:
- the LOC122047928 gene encoding uncharacterized protein LOC122047928 codes for MGSGDAFPHDGAAIKPSVESSAKGSDLEALTSTVTSSGRKNGGSKDIGYSVLNSINKSTSQIKKPNHRKNVSPLNWFPRKRADSFLKRKIKHLQEIAGMNLSLDETLGNANPHYTRITREKIAAREAAQKAMEARKAALVEASWCRILGAARINSKEAEARLQKAEKCAEEAFEAARSLGVMMYDRPDSQRRPYEIETSLGIGGKSTHKVTAAFETAFDVDKEVTAAVKRAFVMLANCSSSSSKEEFRNLLCKISQNPDINRSTEGLLDTSSELESHSVAENVQESHGSDDANDKKATNPSTEGLPDASSELESHPVAENEQESHGSDDANNKKTTRMKQTKHNTSLLSTSDGSSSSSMSPTKLTNNMFDRLKCLHEDELSSLAVIVATCGLNAALREMKRTKNDDVESVTTEVPGLDKFLVKHISKLEKEVQEARKSNAALEDNRKFGTLEKQGAAIENLEPVISEVPSLDKFLVKHVSKLEQEVHEAKKNSASLEDQRMLGTLVNEDVKRKLFNHEPVITEVPSLDKFLVKHVSKLEREIQEAKKNNAVLKDHRILGKLENEDVERKLSEIHEGKSMESNLNSEIQTEIMRTEPISVAPPCDNILTQEGEECNKENKKQIPIKHLHKTDKCMSRDERVKLEVLKAFSKGYDDTLGTIGHDKILSKPMHGLAMEKIQNMEPKRHGTVPKGPVKHGNNITVTNSLDKILLKHVSQLEKEKQALKATEVVRKGNKTKQQSEELPGLDEIMVKRQSKLEKAKQSATQESADYVKHETRREAREKELEAAWGGLSLGNSMRPHLSRIEQEKAAWRKAEEEGGTLEMEL; via the exons ATGGGATCCGGTGATGCATTCCCCCATGATGGGGCGGCGATTAAGCCCTCTGTCGAGTCGTCGGCGAAGGGCTCGGATCTCGAAGCACTGACGTCCACCGTCACAAGCAGCGGAAGAAAG AATGGTGGATCAAAAGACATTGGTTATTCAGTTCTGaattcaattaataaatctaCATCACAGATTAAGAAGCCTAATCACAGGAAAAATGTTTCACCATTGAATTGGTTTCCACGAAAAAGGGCAGATTCATTCCTGAAGAGAAAAATAAAGCATCTACAG GAGATTGCAGGAATGAATCTTTCTCTGGATGAAACTCTGGGAAATGCGAATCCTCATTATACTAGGATTACAAGGGAAAAGATTGCAGCTCGAGAAGCAGCCCAAAAAGCCATGGAAGCTCGGAAAGCTGCATTGGTCGAAGCATCCTGGTGTAGAATACTTGGAGCAGCCAG GATTAATAGTAAAGAAGCAGAAGCAAGATTACAGAAAGCAGAGAAATGCGCAGAAGAAGCCTTCGAGGCTGCCAGATCGCTGGGAGTAATGATGTATGACAGGCCTGACTCCCAAAGGAGGCCATACGAAATAGAAACATCATTAGGTATTGGGGGGAAATCCACCCACAAGGTCACTGCTGCTTTTGAAACTGCCTTTGATGTAGATAAAGAGGTTACTGCAGCAGTCAAAAGAGCATTTGTGATGCTTGcaaattgttcctcttcttcaagtaAAGAAGAATTTAGGAATTTGCTGTGTAAAATCAGTCAAAATCCTGATATTAACCGTTCAACTGAAGGTCTATTAGATACATCTTCTGAGCTTGAAAGTCATTCTGTAGCAGAGAATGTGCAAGAGTCACATGGCAGTGATGATGCCAACGATAAGAAGGCCACCAACCCTTCAACTGAAGGTCTACCAGATGCATCTTCTGAGCTTGAAAGTCATCCTGTAGCAGAGAATGAGCAAGAGTCACATGGCAGTGATGATGCTAACAATAAGAAGACCACCAGGatgaaacaaacaaaacataatacCAGTTTGCTTTCAACTAGTGATGGCAGCAGCAGCAGTTCTATGTCACCAACAAAGCTCACAAATAACATGTTTGACAGGCTCAAATGCTTACATGAAGATGAACTTTCTTCCCTGGCTGTTATAGTTGCAACTTGTGGACTAAACGCTGCTCTTCGTGAAATGAAAAGAACAAAAAACGATGATGTTGAATCAGTTACCACCGAAGTACCCGGTCTAGACAAGTTTCTGGTAAAGCACATCTCAAAACTTGAAAAGGAAGTTCAAGAGGCAAGGAAAAGTAATGCTGCACTAGAGGATAACAGAAAGTTTGGAACATTGGAAAAGCAAGGTGCAGCAATTGAGAACCTTGAACCGGTTATCTCTGAGGTGCCCAGTCTAGACAAGTTCTTGGTGAAGCACGTCTCAAAATTAGAACAAGAAGTTCATGAAGCAAAGAAAAATAGTGCTTCACTAGAGGATCAAAGAATGTTGGGAACACTGGTGAATGAAGATGTCAAAAGGAAGTTATTCAATCATGAACCAGTGATCACTGAAGTACCCAGTCTAGACAAATTTCTGGTGAAGCACGTCTCAAAACTAGAAAGAGAAATTCAAGAAGCAAAGAAAAATAATGCTGTGCTAAAGGATCATAGAATTTTAGGCAAATTGGAGAATGAAGATGTTGAAAGGAAGTTATCTGAAATACATGAAGGGAAGAGCATGGAATCAAACCTCAATAGTGAAATCCAAACCGAAATCATGAGAACTGAACCTATCAGTGTTGCACCACCATGTGACAACATCCTGACTCAAGAAGGAGAGGAATGCAACAAAGAGAACAAAAAGCAGATTCCTATCAAGCATTTGCACAAGACAGATAAATGCATGTCTCGAGATGAGCGAGTTAAGTTGGAGGTTTTGAAGGCTTTTTCTAAAGGTTATGATGACACCCTCGGGACAATAGGACATGATAAGATTCTGAGCAAACCAATGCATGGGTTGGCAATGGAGAAAATACAAAATATGGAACCAAAGAGGCATGGCACTGTGCCAAAAGGCCCTGTTAAACATGGAAACAACATTACCGTCACAAATAGTTTAGATAAGATCTTGCTAAAGCATGTGTCTCAACTTGAGAAGGAGAAACAGGCATTGAAAGCCACTGAAGTTGTAAGAAAAGGTAACAAAACCAAACAGCAGTCTGAAGAATTGCCCGGTTTAGATGAGATTATGGTGAAACGTCAATCAAAGCTGGAGAAAGCCAAGCAATCTGCAACTCAAGAGTCAGCAGATTATGTCAAACATGAAACTCGTAGAGAAGCAAGGGAGAAAGAGTTGGAAGCAGCATGGGGCGGCTTGAGCTTGGGAAACTCCATGCGGCCCCATCTATCGCGGATCGAACAAGAAAAG GCTGCTTGGAGGAAGGCTGAGGAAGAAGGGGGTACCCTAGAAATGGAGCTATAA
- the LOC122047929 gene encoding uncharacterized protein LOC122047929, translated as MATCKQFSRIDTSELKSQLFRKLGRQRAEKYFYNLKRLLNSRLSKLEFEKLCYSILGKENIALHNLFIRSILSNVCLALAPPSRETVTGNSRTSKISSIGESFPPSPRRGRSINSRDRRLAERSSLLGPYGKIPPGHVQEATNSCDLQRSREQQSAPELISIGSKALTSVEDGEEVDQFRCSPSVQSRSPLRPPIGVPATAGDRSCKSLRCGLASSFRVGRSNILESCYRTSELPDSRALRGWLERKLQVQGLGLSVDCANALNHGMDAFLRRLIKPCVDLAKARRSSSNRMNRAERSTLPNMKGLWQAQTSSGCYYISSHDFQLAMNMDPDLLGGDWPLQLERMRLHFSEG; from the coding sequence ATGGCAACTTGCAAGCAGTTCTCCAGAATCGATACTTCTGAGCTCAAATCTCAGCTGTTCAGGAAGCTTGGCCGCCAAAGAGCAGAGAAGTACTTCTACAACCTCAAGAGATTACTCAACTCGAGACTCAGCAAGTTGGAGTTTGAGAAATTGTGCTATAGTATTCTTGGGAAGGAAAACATTGCCCTCCATAATTTGTTCATCAGATCAATCCTTAGCAATGTTTGTCTCGCGCTTGCTCCGCCTAGTAGAGAGACTGTTACCGGAAATTCACGCACGTCGAAAATTTCCAGCATTGGCGAAAGCTTCCCTCCATCGCCTCGGAGGGGAAGATCCATAAACAGCAGGGACCGAAGATTAGCTGAGCGGTCTAGCCTTCTCGGGCCTTATGGAAAAATTCCTCCGGGACATGTTCAAGAAGCGACTAATTCTTGTGATTTACAAAGGTCGAGAGAGCAGCAAAGTGCCCCGGAGTTGATATCTATCGGCAGCAAAGCACTAACATCTGTGGAAGATGGGGAAGAGGTCGATCAGTTTCGATGTAGCCCGAGTGTTCAGAGTAGAAGTCCTTTAAGGCCTCCCATAGGCGTTCCGGCAACTGCTGGCGATCGTTCTTGCAAGTCTCTTCGTTGTGGCTTGGCATCGAGCTTTCGAGTTGGTCGGTCGAATATTCTCGAGAGCTGTTATCGTACTTCAGAACTACCAGATTCAAGGGCCTTGAGGGGTTGGTTGGAACGGAAGTTGCAGGTTCAGGGTCTTGGTTTGTCAGTTGATTGTGCTAATGCATTAAATCATGGAATGGATGCATTCTTGAGGAGGTTGATCAAGCCTTGCGTGGACCTTGCTAAAGCAAGGCGTAGTAGTTCGAATAGGATGAATCGAGCTGAAAGAAGTACTTTGCCTAATATGAAAGGTCTATGGCAAGCGCAAACATCAAGTGGGTGCTATTATATTTCTTCGCATGATTTCCAATTGGCAATGAACATGGATCCTGATTTACTCGGAGGTGATTGGCCCCTACAGCTCGAGAGAATGCGCCTGCATTTTTCAGAAGGTTGA
- the LOC122049677 gene encoding uncharacterized protein LOC122049677: MGRKNLNPKSNAFKRQEAFFRENKSQERLEAIGQEHRLLMRDNPCEPYSPVEVNDYFGRSVVAADTSPSSTSFSHYNKYIDDLSLNRVSNRKKALEKLVMAYETDVLTEFTKNKYITLSYWSSKLIKKGTTAESHLACRLIGLLAVNIDCEDASHEMMKETITPLCEAYKSGSKTVKILVLQCIAMICSFGAMDPDELQDSMNFSWEIFYPKPTDQLGETHPAVLSAALSAWTFLLTFVDEWRIHPTNWKGLISFLYTLMEKEDQSLYVSIAEVLALILDMDRLYKFSEENSCTSIDSLKSQLSEKFKKLPKEPNNGSNTNAKNSEEEFLQGILSYIENGASEEVYTKISKKYQIPRVSTWKQILQLRYVEKLLGRIFSKHMKRNYRLLDAMRIEQPIIERPLPQPTVFGEFDLDQKARTQLRKMSAQRKQSLLFQDHFDIED; encoded by the exons ATGGGCAGAA AAAATTTGAATCCAAAAAGCAATGCATTCAAGCGGCAAGAGGCTTTCTTTAGGGAAAATAAATCTCAAGAAAGGCTTG AGGCAATTGGTCAAGAGCATAGGCTTTTGATGAGGGACAATCCATGTGAACCTTATTCACCCGTTGAAGTAAATGATTATTTTGGCCGCTCTGTTGTTGCTGCTGATACTTCTCCTTCCTCGACCAGCTTCTCGCATTATAACAAGTACATAGATGATCTAAGCCTCAATAg GGTCTCAAATAGAAAGAAAGCTTTGGAAAAGCTTGTCATGGCATATGAAACTGATGTGCTCACTGAGTTTACAAAAAACAA ATACATTACATTATCATATTGGtcctcaaaattaattaaaaaaggcACAACAGCTGAATCTCATTTAGCTTGCCGTCTCATTG gTTTACTGGCAGTCAATATTGACTGCGAGGATGCTTCACATGAAATGATGAAGGAAACAATTACTCCACTTTGTGAAGCCTATAAATCGGGAAGCAAGACTGTGAAGATACTT GTATTACAATGCATTGCGATGATATGCTCTTTTGGTGCAATGGATCCAGATGAACTGCAAGATTCTATGAATTTTTCATGGGAAATTTTCTATCCTAAACCCACT GATCAACTCGGTGAAACTCATCCTGCTGTGTTATCTGCAGCACTATCTGCTTGGACATTTCTCCTTACATTTGTTGATGAGTGGAGAATTCATCCTACAAACTGGAAAGG GTTAATTTCCTTTCTCTACACCCTAatggaaaaggaggatcaatctCTGTATGTGTCTATTGCAGAAGTTTTAGCCCTTATTTTAGATATGGACAGACTATATAAATTCTCTGAAGAAAATTCTTGTACATCAATCGACTCACTAAAAAGTCAATTGTCTGAGAAATTCAAGAAACTCCCTAAGGAGCCTAACAATGGAAGCAACACAAATGCTAAAAATAGTGAGGAAGAGTTTCTTCAGGGTATTCTCTCGTATATTGAG AATGGTGCTTCAGAAGAAGTTTACACAAAGATTTCAAAGAAGTACCAAATTCCAAGGGTGTCAACTTGGAAGCAAATTTTACAG CTAAGGTATGTGGAAAAACTTCTTGGAAGGATTTTTTCGAAACACATGAAG AGAAACTATCGACTACTCGATGCAATGAGGATTGAACAACCGATTATAGAAAGGCCATTGCCTCAACCAACT GTTTTTGGAGAATTTGATCTGGACCAGAAGGCTAGAACTCAGTTGAGAAAAATGTCTGCTCAG AGGAAACAATCCTTGTTGTTTCAAGATCACTTTGACATTGAGGATTGA
- the LOC122048879 gene encoding LOB domain-containing protein 25-like: MSSSSSSPCAACKLLRRKCTPGCIFAPYFPPEQPEKFASVHRVFGASNVGKLLKEIVPERREEAVASLAYEAAARLQDPVHGCVGYICLLQRHLGEIQRSLAEARKELAVFLGPAAAFAPSPFLPHHHLHHHHHYHLQHRPLPPAVVPFAEMQPNANAAAGGFVQHHHHPFDDCMMAGGEAGPPQLVAFPGSDQIEFPYGIEQLRVREGVN; this comes from the coding sequence AtgtcgagctcgtcgtcgtcgccgTGCGCGGCGTGCAAGTTGCTGCGGCGGAAGTGCACGCCGGGGTGCATCTTCGCGCCGTACTTCCCGCCGGAGCAGCCGGAGAAGTTCGCGAGCGTGCACCGCGTGTTCGGCGCCAGCAACGTCGGGAAGCTGCTGAAGGAGATCGTCCCCGAGCGGCGGGAGGAGGCGGTGGCCTCGCTGGCGTACGAGGCGGCGGCGCGCCTCCAGGACCCCGTCCACGGCTGCGTCGGCTACATCTGCCTCCTCCAGCGCCACCTCGGCGAGATCCAGCGCAGCCTCGCCGAAGCTAGGAAGGAGCTCGCAGTCTTCCTCGGCCCAGCCGCCGCCTTCGCGCCGTCTCCCTTCCTCCCTCACCaccacctccaccaccaccaccactaccACCTCCAGCACCGCCCCCTCCCGCCCGCCGTCGTGCCGTTTGCCGAGATGCAGCCGAACGCCAACGCCGCCGCCGGTGGCTTCGTGCAGCATCATCACCACCCGTTCGACGATTGCATGATGGCCGGAGGCGAAGCCGGGCCGCCGCAGCTGGTTGCTTTCCCCGGTTCCGACCAGATCGAGTTCCCCTATGGAATTGAACAATTGAGAGTCAGGGAAGGTGTTAATTAG
- the LOC122047930 gene encoding myb family transcription factor EFM-like, whose protein sequence is MGSAATEVGLDLKLFAMRSAGGFLEEAASADDGGVAKLEESVRSLLEERKKIEVFKRELPLCMLLLTEVIELLGKELERCPGERLRHSFKEFISIRSDCEVEGGNGMKLEADCKDKTHWMSSAQLWSSNSTADDKVDDDGKSIADERNGRSELMEEKEIDCSESQSYHFAAGFLPFKSSKEASKPSTTPCDLSLLSLPAVKGSAFPISVDEHSDSGSGAKHSNRAPPATGGAHLSLQLQHPPRKTRRCWSPELHRRFVLSLQQLGGPQVATPKQIRELMNVDNLTNDEVKSHLQKYRLHIRKMPNAPSTGTDKVVISLRDLWTHPENCSSLTNRSTVCIPQSGSPQSPLQLAISGGTGGDSCEEDDRKSERSFNWRS, encoded by the exons ATGGGGTCGGCTGCGACGGAGGTCGGCCTGGATCTTAAGCTCTTCGCCATGAGGAGTGCCGGCGGCTTCCTCGAGGAGGCTGCGTCTGCTGACGACGGCGGGGTGGCCAAGTTGGAGGAGTCGGTGAGGAGCTTGCTGGAGGAGCGGAAAAAGATCGAGGTTTTCAAGCGCGAGCTCCCCCTTTGCATGCTCCTCCTCACCGAAG TGATTGAGCTGTTGGGGAAGGAGCTCGAACGCTGCCCGGGAGAGCGACTCAGGCACAGCTTCAAGGAATTCATATCCATTCGGAGCGATTGCGAAGTGGAGGGTGGGAATGGGATGAAGCTTGAAGCAGATTGCAAGGATAAGACACACTGGATGAGCTCCGCCCAGCTCTGGAGCTCTAATTCTACCGCCGACGACAAGGTCGACGATGATGGCAAAAGCATCGCGGATGAG AGAAATGGAAGGTCGGAACtcatggaggagaaggagatcgATTGCTCGGAGTCCCAAAGCTACCATTTTGCGGCCGGATTCTTGCCGTTTAAGAGCTCAAAGGAGGCGTCGAAGCCCTCAACGACGCCGTGTGATCTCTCTCTTCTATCACTCCCCGCCGTCAAGGGTTCTGCCTTCCCCATCTCGGTCGACGAACACTCCGACAGTGGCTCCGGCGCCAAGCACTCCAACAGAGCCCCACCGGCAACCGGCGGCGCGCACCTTAGCTTGCAGTTGCAGCATCCTCCGAGGAAGACGAGGCGGTGCTGGTCGCCGGAGCTGCATCGCCGCTTCGTCCTCTCTCTCCAGCAACTCGGTGGTCCTCAAG TGGCAACTCCAAAGCAGATCAGAGAACTGATGAACGTCGATAATCTCACCAACGACGAAGTAAAAAGCCACCTCCAG AAATACAGATTACACATAAGGAAGATGCCTAACGCCCCATCAACTGGCACCGACAAGGTAGTTATATCGTTGAGAGATCTCTGGACTCACCCTGAGAACTGCAGTTCCTTGACAAACCGGAGCACTGTTTGTATTCCCCAATCTGGCTCTCCTCAAAGTCCACTTCAGTTGGCCATCTCCGGCGGCACCGGCGGAGATAGCTGCGAGGAAGATGACCGGAAGTCGGAGAGAAGCTTTAACTGGAGATCCTGA